Part of the Candidatus Nitrospira nitrificans genome is shown below.
CCTTAAAGAGCATCTTGCCGGGAAGAAGCAGGGTGCAGGAGAGAATGGCGTTCACCCCGAAGGTCTGGTTCAGCGTGACGCCGATCCCGCCGGCGCTGATATTGACAGACCGCTGGATGAGCGTTCCCTCTGCCGTGTCGCTCTCAGGCTGAAGACAGATGGGTAAGGGAACGGTGATGCGATAGAATTCGCGGCGATCTTCCCAGTTCGGCTGCGGGATCGGGGTGTCCGATGCCATGGTGGGGAGGAGTATACCAAAACGGAAGCCCCAATCCATTGATCGACTGGGGGGAAGGCGTGTCGAAGGCGGACAAAATGGCCTACAACGAGCGATTGGCAGCACGAATCAGGGACTACTTCAAGCGCCGAAAAATCCAAACCGCCGAAGAAAAGAAGGCGGCAATATTCGGGAAACCCTCGAAGAAAAACCGCCGTTTATCTAAATCAGCTTCTGTGTAGGATGAGCAAGCTCCGTTAGCTTGGGGCGGCTTTACCTCATGGGAATCAGGTGATATGATGGATACACATTGTAGTACCATCAGGGAGGTGGACCGTATGATCAAAAAACTAACCAAGCACGGCAACAGCCTGGCTCTTGTGATCGATCGGGGAGTGCTGGATCTGCTGGAGATTGACGCCGAGACGCCGCTCCACATCAAGACGGACGGGAAGTGTCTCATCGTGACGCCCGCCCAGGATGCCGCTCGCCAAAAGAAATTCCGCGCTGCCTTAGCCAAGGTAAATCGGCAATACGGTCCGGCGTTGAAGAAACTTGCGGAATAGGGAATGGAACCTCTGTTTCTCACATTGGAGGAAGTGCTGGAGATCCACCGCGATGAAATTGAACGGCATGGCGGGACGTTGGGAGTCCGTGACAATGGGCTGCTCGAATCTGCGGTCGCTACCCCTCAGTCCGGATTTGGTGGGCACTATCTGCACGGTGATCTGTATGAAATGGCCGCAGCCTATCTCTTTCACCTTGCGCAAAATCATCCATTTTTAGATGGAAATAAGCGGGTGGGGGCAGCCACGGCTCTTGTGTTTCTAACTATGAATGGTATTAAAACAAAGATGACAAATCAGGTGCTGGTCGAGATGGTGCTTGCAGTGGCCAAAGGGAAGATGGACAAACCGGCCATCGCAGAATTCCTCCGCAAACATTCCAACTCATAATTCAGACCTCGATTTTGCCATCTGCTACCAGCCATACCCTATTGGCTCTTTAGGCAAGGACGTCGGCGATTCGGATCAGTAGAAGCATTGATGTGAAAGCGAAGGCAACGAAGGTTAGTTCTTCGTAGCCATCGCCTGATGCCAGCGTCGGAGGTGTTT
Proteins encoded:
- a CDS encoding flagellar brake protein, with translation MASDTPIPQPNWEDRREFYRITVPLPICLQPESDTAEGTLIQRSVNISAGGIGVTLNQTFGVNAILSCTLLLPGKMLFKASLEVLRVDPITYPLNTYRLHGRFIRMANADRELLIRHIIQFQREHLNKHYSA
- a CDS encoding AbrB/MazE/SpoVT family DNA-binding domain-containing protein, whose translation is MIKKLTKHGNSLALVIDRGVLDLLEIDAETPLHIKTDGKCLIVTPAQDAARQKKFRAALAKVNRQYGPALKKLAE
- a CDS encoding type II toxin-antitoxin system death-on-curing family toxin produces the protein MEPLFLTLEEVLEIHRDEIERHGGTLGVRDNGLLESAVATPQSGFGGHYLHGDLYEMAAAYLFHLAQNHPFLDGNKRVGAATALVFLTMNGIKTKMTNQVLVEMVLAVAKGKMDKPAIAEFLRKHSNS